Within the Enterobacter pseudoroggenkampii genome, the region CCGGAAGTGGGTGTGCGACTGGTCTCCTTCGCCGTGCACTGGATCAAAGCAGAAATTCACGAATACGTGCTGCGCAACTGGCGTATCGTGAAAGTCGCCACGACAAAAGCGCAGCGCAAACTGTTCTTTAACCTGCGTAAAACCAAGCAGCGTCTGGGCTGGTTCAATCAGGATGAAGTGGAAATGGTGGCGCGCGAGCTGGGCGTAACCAGCAAAGACGTGCGTGAGATGGAATCCCGTATGGCCGCGCAGGACATGACCTTTGATATGTCCTCCGACGACGACGCCTCTGACAGCCAGCCAATGGCACCGGTTCTGTATCTGCAGGATAAAACCTCTAACTTTGCTGATGGCATCGAAGAGGATAACTGGGAAGATCAGGCCGCGAACAAGCTGACCCATGCGATGGAAGGCCTCGACGAACGTAGCCAGGATATTATCCGCGCCCGCTGGCTGGACGAAGACAACAAGTCCACGCTGCAGGAGCTGGCCGACCGCTACGGCGTTTCTGCGGAACGTGTCCGTCAGCTTGAAAAGAACGCCATGAAAAAACTTCGCGCCGCTATCGAAGCGTAATTTCTGCGAAGTATGACGAGAGCCCCTGGATGTGAATCCGGGGGTTTTGTTTTTTTAGCGCCCGCTCTGGCGAATTCCCTCCCCCTGGCAAACACTTACTGATGCGCTAAGCAGGCGACTTTCTCAGGGGGACAGGGTGAAAAACAACGAACTGAACGACCGGCGTTTACAGGCGACGCCGCGCGGCATCGGCGTGATGTGTAACTTCTATGCCGATAAAGCTGAAAACGCCACGGTGTGGGACGTCGAGGGCAACGAGTACATCGACTTCGCCGCCGGTATCGCGGTGCTGAATACCGGCCATCGCCATCCCAAAGTCATTTCCGCCATCGAAAAACAACTCCACGCCTTTACCCATACGGCGTACCAGATCGTGCCGTATGAAGGCTATGTGGCGCTTGCCGAACGTATCAACGAACGCGTGCCCGTTGAAGGCCCTGCCAAAACGGCGTTCTTTTCCACGGGAGCAGAGGCGGTCGAAAACGCGGTCAAAATTGCCCGGGCGTACACCAAACGTCCCGGCCTTATCACCTTCGGCGGCGCGTTCCACGGCCGCACCTTTATGACCATGGCGCTGACCGGCAAAGTTGCGCCGTACAAGCTCGGCTTTGGCCCGTTCCCCGGTTCGGTTTATCACGCGCAGTATCCGAATGAACTGCACGGCGTCAGCACCGCTGAGGCGTTGAAAAGCCTGGAACGTATCTTTAAAGCGGATATTGCTCCTGACCAGGTCGCAGCGATCATTCTCGAACCGGTTCAGGGGGAGGGCGGCTTCAACATTGCTCCTGCTGATTTTATGCAGGCGCTGCGCGCCCTGTGCGATACCCACGGCATTTTGCTGATTGCCGACGAGGTGCAAAGCGGCTTCGCCCGCACCGGCAAGCTGTTCTCGATGGAACACCACTGCGTGAAACCGGATCTGATCACCATGGCGAAAAGCCTGGCGGGCGGGATGCCGCTCTCGGCGGTGTCGGGCCGTGCTGAGGTGATGGACGCCCCTGCGCCGGGCGGGCTGGGCGGTACCTACGCCGGAAACCCGCTGGCGATTGCCGCGGCGCATGCCGTGCTCGACGTGATTGATGAGGAAGATCTCTGCACGCGCTCGGCGCATCTGGGCCATCACCTGGTGGAAGTGCTGAACAAAGCGAAGGAACACTGCCCGTATATCGCGGACATTCGCGCCCAGGGTTCAATGGTGGCGGTGGAGTTTAACGACCCGCAAACGGGCCAGCCTTCGCCGGAATTTACCCGCCAGGTGCAGGAGCGCGCGTTGCAGGAAGGGCTGCTTCTTCTGAGCTGCGGCGTCTACGGCAACGTCATTCGTTTCCTCTATCCGCTGACGATCCCTGAAGTGCAGTTCCGTAAAGCGCTGGACATTATCTCCGCCTCGCTGACACGTTAAAGCCATATGCCCGGCGAAAATCCCTGCCGGGCCTGGCATATATTCATTTCAAATTAGCTATTCCAAAATCATAAAAATCGGGTATGTTTTAGCAGAGTATGCTGAAAAAGCGCGAACAGCACACCTATAACTGACATAAAGCGCTGCACAACAACATCACAACAATCGTAATAACCATAATAATGGGGAATCTCAGGATGAACATGAAGGGTAAAGCGTTACTGGCAGGATGTATCGCGTTGGCATTCAGCACCATGGCACAGGCAGACATCAAAGTGGCTGTGGTTGGCGCGATGTCCGGTCCGGTAGCACAGTACGGCGACCAGGAATTTACCGGCGCTGAGCAGGCGGTTGCAGACATTAATGCTAAGGGCGGTATCAAGGGCGAAAAACTGCAGATCGTAAAATATGATGATGCCTGTGACCCGAAACAAGCGGTCGCGGTCGCGAACAAAGTGGTGAACGACGGGATCAAATACGTTATCGGTCATCTGTGCTCTTCCTCTACTCAGCCCGCGTCTGACATCTACGAAGACGAAGGTATCCTGATGATCACTCCGGCGGCGACCGCACCGGAGCTGACCGCGCGCGGCTATAAGCTGACCCTGCGCACCACCGGTCTGGACTCTGACCAGGGCCCAACCGCGGCGAAATACATCGTTGAAAAAGTGAAGCCGAAGCGTATTGCCATCGTTCATGACAAGCAGCAGTACGGTGAAGGTCTGGCGCGTTCAGTGCAGGACAACCTCAAGAAAGCCAATGCCGACGTGGTGTTCTTCGACGGGATCACCGCCGGTGAGAAAGACTTCTCCACCCTGGTGGCGCGTCTGAAGAAAGAGAATATTGATTTCGTTTACTACGGTGGCTACCACCCGGAAATGGGGCAGATCCTGCGCCAGGCGCGCGCTGCGGGCCTGAAAACCCAGTTTATGGGTCCGGAAGGCGTGGCGAACGTTTCCCTGTCTAACATTGCAGGTGAATCAGCCGAAGGCCTGCTGGTGACCAAACCGAAGAACTACGACCAGGTGCCAGCGAACAAACCTATCGTAGATGCCATCAAGGCGAAGAAACAGGATCCAAGCGGCGCGTTCGTCTGGACCACCTATGCGGCGCTGCAGTCTCTGCAGGCGGGCCTGAACCAGTCAGCCGAACCGGCTGAGATTGCCACCTGGCTGAAAGCGAACACGGTCCAGACCGTCATGGGGCCACTCTCCTGGGACGCGAAGGGCGACCTGAAGGGCTTCGAGTTCGGCGTGTTTGACTGGCATGCTAACGGGACTGCTACTGACGCCAAATAAACGCAAATGGCAACCGTAAGGTTGCCATTTTAGTGTTTGCACCCTCTCCCCGTGGGAGAGGGCCGGGGTGAGGGCATCAGGCCGCACCGCACGCATCACCCCGCACAATTCACCCCAAACGCTTCTCCCAACCGCTCTCCTGCGCCGTAAACCCTAACGCCTGCATAAACGCCGCCATCACGCCGCGGTCTTCCACGCCGACGTCAGCCATCCACCATGAGGTCACGCTCGGGTTTTCGCGGATCACTTCTTCAATTAAATACTGTCCCACACCGCGACGACGGGTGACGTCACGTACGCGCAGCGAGTCCAGCGCCCCTTCTGTACCGCTCAGGGTGACGCGAACCGCGGCCAGCAGGCGCTCGTTAAAACGCGCGGCATAAATGCGGTGGGTCTCATCCACGCGTAGCGACGAAGGGGAATATTCCGGCCAGATCTTGCCCAGGTCGATATGATCCTGGTCGCTAAAGGTCACCAGACGCACGATAGTCAGTTTCATTAGCTACTTGTCCAAATCAGATTCAGTAGGGGCAGTGTACTCAATTTATTCACTCAGCGGCTTCCTCTTTTTATTCTCATTAACCAGGTGATTAGTTTTTTGGCAACGCGATGGGCAGTTTGAAAACACATGGATCGAAAAATAAGCAGAATTTTAACCTGAAGGGTAGTGATTTATTCGGCGCTTTGTACCGTTATTTTATGCTGCAAACTGCACTTTTATTTGTTTATCTCTGCCTGATTTCAGAATATTATCTTTGCTTAATCGCCTGAAAAATAGAGATTTTAGTCTGGTTTTTGACAAAAACCTGCGCTAAACCATTAAAGGCACTGGTAAAAATAGCGTTGTTCATTAAAAGTACAGAATGCTTTTTAACCATAATAAAACAAAATATAAACACGACATCACGAATGGGGATTCAGAGATGAAAAGGAACGCGAAGACGTTAATCGCGGGGATGGTCGCACTGTCGATCTCGCATGCCGCTATGGCGGAGGACATTAAAGTTGCGGTAGTGGGTGCGATGTCCGGCCCTGTTGCCCAGTGGGGTGACATGGAGTTCAACGGTGCGCGCCAGGCCATCAAAGACATCAACGCTAAGGGCGGCATCAAAGGCGACAAGCTGGTGGGCGTGGAATATGACGACGCCTGCGATCCGAAACAGGCCGTCGCGGTCGCCAACAAAATCGTCAACGATGGCATCCAGTATGTGATCGGCCACCTGTGTTCATCCTCCACCCAGCCTGCGTCTGATATCTACGAAGACGAAGGCATCCTGATGATCACCCCTGGCGCAACTAACCCTGAGCTGACCCAGCGCGGTTATCAGCACATTATGCGTACCGCCGGTCTAGACTCCTCTCAGGGGCCCACCGCCGCCAAATACATCCTTGAAACCGTTAAGCCGCAGCGTATCGCCATTATTCATGACAAGCAGCAGTACGGCGAAGGCCTGGCGCGCTCCGTTCAGGACGGCCTGAAAAAAGGCGGCGCGAACATCGTCTTCTTCGACGGCATTACCGCCGGTGAGAAAGACTTCTCCGCGCTGATCGCCCGTCTGCAAAAAGAGAATATCGACTTCGTTTACTACGGCGGCTACTACCCGGAGATGGGACAGATGCTGCGTCAGGCGCGTGCCACCGGTCTGAAAACCCAGTTTATGGGGCCAGAGGGCGTGGGCAATGCCTCCCTGTCAAACATCGCCGGAGATTCTGCCGAAGGCATGCTGGTGACGATGCCAAAACGCTATGACCAGGATCCGGCCAACAAGGCTATCGTGGATGCGCTCAAGGCGCAGAAGAAAGATCCGAGTGGTCCGTACGTCTGGATCACCTATGCGGCCGTACAGTCTCTGGCCGCCGCGCTGGATCGCTCCGGCAGCAAAGAACCGCTGGATCTGGTGAAAGATTTAAAAGCACACGGGGCGAACACCGTGATTGGGCCGCTGAACTGGGATGAGAAAGGCGATCTGAAGGGATTTGAGTTTGGTGTCTTTAAGTGGCACGCCGACGGTTCGTCCTCGGCCGCCAAATAATTATCCCACCGCCCGGACCGCCGGGCGGGTATAAAAAGGTTTGCATATGTCCGAGCAGTTTCTCTATTTCCTGCAGCAGATGTTTAACGGCGTTACGCTGGGAAGCACCTACGCGCTGATCGCCATCGGCTATACGATGGTTTACGGCATTATCGGCATGATCAACTTCGCCCACGGCGAGGTCTACATGATCGGTAGCTACGTCTCCTTTATGATTATTGCCGCCCTGATGATGATGGGCATCGACAGCAGCTGGCTGCTGGTCGCCGCCGGGTTTGTCGGCGCGATTGTGATTGCCAGCGCCTACGGCTGGAGCATTGAGCGCGTGGCCTACCGGCCGGTGCGCAGCTCCAAGCGTCTGATTGCGCTGATTTCCGCCATCGGGATGTCGATCTTCCTGCAAAACTACGTCAGCCTGACCGAAGGCTCGCGCGACGTGGCGCTGCCAAGCCTGTTTAACGGCCAGTGGATTGTGGGGGCCAGCGAAAACTTCGCGGCGTCTATCACCACCATGCAGCTGGTTATCTGGGTCGTGACCTTTATTGCGATGCTCGCCCTGACGCTGTTCATCCGCTACTCGCGTATGGGACGCGCCTGCCGCGCCTGCGCAGAAGATCTGAAGATGGCGAGCCTGCTCGGCATCAACACCGACCGCGTGATTGCCCTGACCTTCGTGATTGGCGCCGCGATGGCGGCGGTGGCGGGTGTCCTGCTCGGCCAGTTCTACGGCGTGATCAACCCGTACATCGGCTTTATGGCCGGGATGAAAGCCTTCACCGCGGCGGTACTGGGCGGTATCGGCAGTATTCCGGGTGCCATGATTGGCGGCCTGATCCTGGGCGTGGCGGAGGCGCTCTCCTCGGCGTATCTGAGCACGGAATATAAAGACGTGGTGTCGTTTGCCCTGCTGATTCTGGTTCTGCTGGTGATGCCTACCGGTATTCTGGGCCGTCCGGAGGTAGAGAAAGTATGAAACCGATGCATTTTGCAATGGCGCTGCTCTCTGCCGCCATGTTCTTCGTGCTGGCGGGCGTCTTTATGGGCGTCCAGTTAAGTCTGGACGGGACGAAGCTGGTGGTGGATACCGCCCCCGACATCCGCTGGCAGTGGGTATTTATCGGCACCGCCGTGGTGTTCCTGTTCCAGCTGCTGCGTCCGCTGTTCCAGAAATCGCTGAAAAACGTCTCCGGGCCGAAATTCGTTCTGCCGGCCATCGACGGGTCTACCGTGAAGCAGAAGCTGTTCCTCGTGGCGCTGCTGGTAGCCGCCGTGGCGTGGCCGTTTGTGGTGTCTCGCGGCACCGTAGATATCGCTACCCTGACCATGATCTACGTGATTCTCGGTCTCGGTCTGAACGTGGTGGTGGGGCTCTCCGGCCTGCTGGTGCTGGGCTACGGCGGCTTCTACGCCATCGGCGCCTACACCTTCGCGCTGCTGAACCACTATTACGGCCTCGGCTTCTGGACCTGCCTGCCGCTGGCGGGGCTGGTCTCTGCCGCTGCCGGCTTCCTGCTTGGCTTCCCGGTATTGCGCCTGCGCGGTGACTACCTGGCGATTGTGACCTTAGGCTTCGGCGAAATCGTCCGTATCCTGCTGCTTAACAACACCGAAGTGACCGGCGGCCCGAACGGCATCAGCCAGATCCCGAAACCGACCTTCTTTGGCCTGGAGTTCAGCCGTACCGCCCGCGAAGGCGGCTGGGACACCTTCAGTAACTTCTTCGGCGTGAAGTATGACCCATCCGACCGCGTGATCTGGCTCTATCTGGTGGCGCTGCTGCTGGTGGTGATTACCCTGTTCGTGATTAACCGTCTGCTGCGCATGCCGCTGGGCCGCGCGTGGGAAGCGCTGCGTGAAGATGAGATCGCCTGCCGTTCCCTGGGCCTGAACCCGACCCGCATCAAGCTGACCGCGTTCACCATCAGCGCCGCGTTTGCCGGTTTCGCCGGGACGCTGTTTGCCGCCCGTCAGGGCTTTGTGAGCCCGGAATCGTTCACCTTTGCCGAATCCGCTTTTGTGCTGGCGATTGTGGTGCTGGGCGGTATGGGCTCGCAGTTCGCCGTTATCCTCGCGGCCATCCTGCTGGTGGTCTCGCGCGAGCTGATGCGCGACTTTAACGAATACAGCATGCTGATGCTGGGTGGTTTGATGGTGCTGATGATGATCTGGCGTCCGCAGGGCTTGCTGCCGATGACTCGTCCACAGCTGAAGCTGAAACGCACTCAGGCGAAAGGAGAGCAGGCATGAGTCAGCCATTATTATCCGTTAACGGTCTGATGATGCGTTTTGGCGGCCTGCTGGCGGTCAACAATGTGTCACTGGATCTGCACAAGAAAGAGATTGTCTCCCTGATTGGCCCGAACGGCGCGGGGAAAACCACGGTCTTTAACTGCCTGACCGGCTTCTACAAGCCGACGGGCGGCACCATCATGCTGCGCGACAAGCATCTTGAAGGGCTGCCGGGCCAGCAGATTGCCCGCATGGGCGTGGTGCGTACCTTCCAGCACGTGCGTCTGTTCCGCGAGATGACGGTGATTGAGAACCTGCTGGTCGCTCAGCATCAGCAGCTGAAAACCGGGCTGTTCTCCGGCCTGCTGAAAACCCCGGCCTTCCGCCGCGCGCAGGATGAAGCGCTTGACCGCGCGGCGACCTGGCTCGACCGAATTGGCCTGCTGCAGCACGCCAACCGTCAGGCGAGCAACCTGGCCTACGGCGACCAGCGTCGTCTGGAGATTGTGCGCTGCATGGTGACCCAGCCGGAGATCCTGATGCTCGACGAACCGGCGGCAGGGCTCAACCCGAAAGAGACCAAAGAGCTGGACGAGCTGATTGCCGAACTGCGCGATCACCACGACACCACCATTCTGCTGATCGAGCACGACATGAAGCTGGTGATGGGCATTTCGGACCGTATCTACGTGGTTAACCAGGGTACGCCGCTGGCAAACGGCACGCCGGAAGAGATCCGCAACAACCCGGACGTGATCCGCGCATACCTGGGTGAGGCATAAGATGGAAAAAGCGATGTTAACGTTCGACAAGGTCAACGCGCACTACGGCAAGATCCAGGCGCTGCACGACGTCAGCCTGCACATCAATCAGGGTGAAATCGTGACCCTGATTGGAGCCAACGGCGCGGGTAAAACTACACTGCTCGGCACCCTGTGCGGCGACCCGCGCGCCACCAGCGGGCGGATCGTGTTTGATGGTAAAGACATTACCGACTGGCAGACCGCCAGAATCATGCGTGAAGCGGTGGCGATTGTCCCGGAAGGGCGCCGGGTCTTCTCGCGTATGACGGTGGAAGAGAACCTGGCGATGGGCGGCTTCTTTGCTCACCGCGATGAATACCAGACCCGCATCAAGTGGGTGTACGAACTCTTCCCGCGCCTGTGGGAACGCCGCATCCAGCGTGCGGGCACCATGTCCGGCGGTGAGCAGCAGATGCTGGCGATTGGCCGCGCGCTGATGAGCCAGCCGCGCCTGCTGCTGCTGGACGAGCCGTCTCTCGGTCTGGCGCCGATCATCATCCAGCAAATCTTCGACACCATTGAGCAGCTGCGCAAAGAGGGGATGACCATCTTCCTCGTCGAGCAGAACGCCAACCAGGCGCTGAAGCTCGCTGACCGTGGCTACGTGCTGGAGAACGGCCGCGTAGTGCTGGAAGACACCGGCGACGCGCTGCTGGCGAACGAAGCGGTGCGGAGCGCGTATCTGGGCGGATAGGTAAAAGCAAAAAGGCAACGCAAGTTGCCTTTTTTAGTGTTTTCTCCCTCTCCCTGTGGGAGAGGGCCGGGGTCAGGGCACCAGACCGCACCCAACCATCCAACCCCCCAACCCCCTTCACACAACCATCATCCCCCTGACGCCTGGCTGTCACTTATCTGTAAACAAACAGTTATTTTTCTGTAATTCGAGCATGTCATGTTACCTCGCGAGCATAAAACGCGTGATATCGCGCATCCGGCACAATAAGAGAGATGACAATGACATCGTTACGACACACAGCTTTGGGTCTGGCACTGGGTCTGGCTTTTGCGGCGAACGCAATGGCTGTCACCACCATTCCGTTCTGGCATTCAATGGAAGGGGAGTTGGGTAAAGAAGTTGACTCCCTGGCGCAACGTTTCAACGACACCCACCCGGATTACAAAATTGTGCCGGTGTACAAAGGCAACTATGAGCAGAGCCTGAGCGCGGGCATCGCCGCCTTCCGTACCGGCAACGCGCCTGCACTGTTACAGGTTTATGAAGTGGGCACCGCCACCATGATGGCCTCCAAAGCCATCAAGCCGGTCTATGAAGTGTTCAAAGAAGCGGGCATCAACTTCGATGAATCCCAGTTTGTGCCGACCGTAGCGGGTT harbors:
- the rpoH gene encoding RNA polymerase sigma factor RpoH, with the translated sequence MTKEMQTLALAPVGNLESYIRAANTWPMLTAEEEKELAEKLHYQGDLEAAKTLILSHLRFVVHVARNYAGYGLPQADLIQEGNIGLMKAVRRFNPEVGVRLVSFAVHWIKAEIHEYVLRNWRIVKVATTKAQRKLFFNLRKTKQRLGWFNQDEVEMVARELGVTSKDVREMESRMAAQDMTFDMSSDDDASDSQPMAPVLYLQDKTSNFADGIEEDNWEDQAANKLTHAMEGLDERSQDIIRARWLDEDNKSTLQELADRYGVSAERVRQLEKNAMKKLRAAIEA
- a CDS encoding 4-aminobutyrate--2-oxoglutarate transaminase, translated to MKNNELNDRRLQATPRGIGVMCNFYADKAENATVWDVEGNEYIDFAAGIAVLNTGHRHPKVISAIEKQLHAFTHTAYQIVPYEGYVALAERINERVPVEGPAKTAFFSTGAEAVENAVKIARAYTKRPGLITFGGAFHGRTFMTMALTGKVAPYKLGFGPFPGSVYHAQYPNELHGVSTAEALKSLERIFKADIAPDQVAAIILEPVQGEGGFNIAPADFMQALRALCDTHGILLIADEVQSGFARTGKLFSMEHHCVKPDLITMAKSLAGGMPLSAVSGRAEVMDAPAPGGLGGTYAGNPLAIAAAHAVLDVIDEEDLCTRSAHLGHHLVEVLNKAKEHCPYIADIRAQGSMVAVEFNDPQTGQPSPEFTRQVQERALQEGLLLLSCGVYGNVIRFLYPLTIPEVQFRKALDIISASLTR
- the livJ gene encoding branched chain amino acid ABC transporter substrate-binding protein LivJ, producing MNMKGKALLAGCIALAFSTMAQADIKVAVVGAMSGPVAQYGDQEFTGAEQAVADINAKGGIKGEKLQIVKYDDACDPKQAVAVANKVVNDGIKYVIGHLCSSSTQPASDIYEDEGILMITPAATAPELTARGYKLTLRTTGLDSDQGPTAAKYIVEKVKPKRIAIVHDKQQYGEGLARSVQDNLKKANADVVFFDGITAGEKDFSTLVARLKKENIDFVYYGGYHPEMGQILRQARAAGLKTQFMGPEGVANVSLSNIAGESAEGLLVTKPKNYDQVPANKPIVDAIKAKKQDPSGAFVWTTYAALQSLQAGLNQSAEPAEIATWLKANTVQTVMGPLSWDAKGDLKGFEFGVFDWHANGTATDAK
- the panM gene encoding aspartate 1-decarboxylase autocleavage activator PanM — encoded protein: MKLTIVRLVTFSDQDHIDLGKIWPEYSPSSLRVDETHRIYAARFNERLLAAVRVTLSGTEGALDSLRVRDVTRRRGVGQYLIEEVIRENPSVTSWWMADVGVEDRGVMAAFMQALGFTAQESGWEKRLG
- the livK gene encoding high-affinity branched-chain amino acid ABC transporter substrate-binding protein LivK gives rise to the protein MKRNAKTLIAGMVALSISHAAMAEDIKVAVVGAMSGPVAQWGDMEFNGARQAIKDINAKGGIKGDKLVGVEYDDACDPKQAVAVANKIVNDGIQYVIGHLCSSSTQPASDIYEDEGILMITPGATNPELTQRGYQHIMRTAGLDSSQGPTAAKYILETVKPQRIAIIHDKQQYGEGLARSVQDGLKKGGANIVFFDGITAGEKDFSALIARLQKENIDFVYYGGYYPEMGQMLRQARATGLKTQFMGPEGVGNASLSNIAGDSAEGMLVTMPKRYDQDPANKAIVDALKAQKKDPSGPYVWITYAAVQSLAAALDRSGSKEPLDLVKDLKAHGANTVIGPLNWDEKGDLKGFEFGVFKWHADGSSSAAK
- the livH gene encoding high-affinity branched-chain amino acid ABC transporter permease LivH, translated to MSEQFLYFLQQMFNGVTLGSTYALIAIGYTMVYGIIGMINFAHGEVYMIGSYVSFMIIAALMMMGIDSSWLLVAAGFVGAIVIASAYGWSIERVAYRPVRSSKRLIALISAIGMSIFLQNYVSLTEGSRDVALPSLFNGQWIVGASENFAASITTMQLVIWVVTFIAMLALTLFIRYSRMGRACRACAEDLKMASLLGINTDRVIALTFVIGAAMAAVAGVLLGQFYGVINPYIGFMAGMKAFTAAVLGGIGSIPGAMIGGLILGVAEALSSAYLSTEYKDVVSFALLILVLLVMPTGILGRPEVEKV
- a CDS encoding high-affinity branched-chain amino acid ABC transporter permease LivM — encoded protein: MKPMHFAMALLSAAMFFVLAGVFMGVQLSLDGTKLVVDTAPDIRWQWVFIGTAVVFLFQLLRPLFQKSLKNVSGPKFVLPAIDGSTVKQKLFLVALLVAAVAWPFVVSRGTVDIATLTMIYVILGLGLNVVVGLSGLLVLGYGGFYAIGAYTFALLNHYYGLGFWTCLPLAGLVSAAAGFLLGFPVLRLRGDYLAIVTLGFGEIVRILLLNNTEVTGGPNGISQIPKPTFFGLEFSRTAREGGWDTFSNFFGVKYDPSDRVIWLYLVALLLVVITLFVINRLLRMPLGRAWEALREDEIACRSLGLNPTRIKLTAFTISAAFAGFAGTLFAARQGFVSPESFTFAESAFVLAIVVLGGMGSQFAVILAAILLVVSRELMRDFNEYSMLMLGGLMVLMMIWRPQGLLPMTRPQLKLKRTQAKGEQA
- the livG gene encoding high-affinity branched-chain amino acid ABC transporter ATP-binding protein LivG, whose amino-acid sequence is MSQPLLSVNGLMMRFGGLLAVNNVSLDLHKKEIVSLIGPNGAGKTTVFNCLTGFYKPTGGTIMLRDKHLEGLPGQQIARMGVVRTFQHVRLFREMTVIENLLVAQHQQLKTGLFSGLLKTPAFRRAQDEALDRAATWLDRIGLLQHANRQASNLAYGDQRRLEIVRCMVTQPEILMLDEPAAGLNPKETKELDELIAELRDHHDTTILLIEHDMKLVMGISDRIYVVNQGTPLANGTPEEIRNNPDVIRAYLGEA
- the livF gene encoding high-affinity branched-chain amino acid ABC transporter ATP-binding protein LivF, with product MEKAMLTFDKVNAHYGKIQALHDVSLHINQGEIVTLIGANGAGKTTLLGTLCGDPRATSGRIVFDGKDITDWQTARIMREAVAIVPEGRRVFSRMTVEENLAMGGFFAHRDEYQTRIKWVYELFPRLWERRIQRAGTMSGGEQQMLAIGRALMSQPRLLLLDEPSLGLAPIIIQQIFDTIEQLRKEGMTIFLVEQNANQALKLADRGYVLENGRVVLEDTGDALLANEAVRSAYLGG